The DNA region CGGTGAGTAATTCTTGCTAATTACATGCTCTGGAGATTTAATTATCGATTTTTGTTTATGGGCTGAAGTTTGTTGCTCTTGAAATGGCTGGCTTCTATGTaaaatttgacttttttttgaATGATTGGGGGCATGATAAGCTAATGGTGATGATTTCTTTGTTAATAGCCGGTGTTTTGATCGAACCCtggaattattttttcaccaGTTAAGTGATTGGTGTGGATTGGTGATCAATTTCCTGTTGTTTACTGttagaaaatgtcaaaatgGATGTGATGGATTTCAATTGGCTGACACATATTAACATCTCGCGTATTCATTTGGGATTTCCAATTCTTTTGTTATTAACTGCCATTGTTTGTAACTGCTTCTGTTTAACGCAAATATGATATTATGTTAAACTTTTAGCTCAAtacattgatttgaaaatacaTGGGTTGTGACTGAGGTGCTTCCTATATTGGGTTAACAATTATGTTAACCTTTGGCCTGTAGTAGTTCTTGCTTGATAATGCAAAGAAAATTAGCTACTTCACTAATTGAAATGACCCCATACCTCTCTCTCATTCACTACTTCCTTACGTTGAGTATAAGACtactataatataatttgaatcCATTTTGCAGTTATGGATCGCTTGAGTTTGCATAGtaagagaaagaagaggaaagtcGTTGCTCTAACTTTGTGTATTCAAATTTGTACTATATTAAAGAGTTTGATGGaaatattattagaattagCTACTCTATATGACCCTAAGCCAAGCATTAGGTCATACGAGTTGAGCTATTATGGCAGGAGGGATCATATTAGGAGGCTTATATATGCGAATGATGTGACTTGCACTAAACAACTTAGGATGGATAgaaatgcaattttcaaattgtGTCATATGCTTCCACATATTAGGGGTTTGAAAAGtacgagaaatatgcatgtTGATGAGCAAGTGGGAATGTTCTTGTATGTTTTGGCTCGTCATTTCAAGATTCGATTCATTAAACACCAGTTTGGTAGATCGAGTGAAACTGTAAGCCGATATTTTCACAATGTTCTCAAAGCAACTTTACGTTTACAAGCTCATTTGTATAAAAGCCCCAACCAATAGCTGCTACCTCCTCGAACCAACGTTGGAAGTAGTTTAAGATACCCAAATGAATGCCAAATTTTGTCAAATTAGAGAGCTAATATGGTGTTAACATTATATTTTGGTTCTTATAGAATTGTTTAGGTGCTCTAGACGAGACTTATATCAAAATCAGAGTACCTGAGGTTGATAGACCTATATACAAAACTCGTAAAGGTTAGCAACCAATGTTTTAGGAGTTTGTACTCTAGATATGCAATTCACATATGTTCTTCCTGGATGGGAGGGTTTTGCAGCTGATGGGAGAGTATTACGAGATACTCTTTATAGGGAACATGGACTTAGGGTGCCAACTGGTgagtataataattttttgacattgataatattaaaaagtaaGCTTAATAACATACAgagtaatataattttttttgcctcTCTTTCTTAATATAGGTTGTTATTATCTCATTGATACTGGCTATACAAACCGTGAAGGATTTTTGGCATCCTTTAGAGGTTAAAGGTATCACCTCAATGAGTGGCATCAAGGACATCGACCAAGAAATGATGAGAAGCTTCTCAATTTGAGACATTCATATGCTCGTAATGTTATTGAGAGGTGTTTCGACTTGCTTAAGATTCGATGGGCTATTCTTAGGAGTCCGTCGTTTTATCTCGTTAGGGTGCACAATAGAATTATAATTGCTTGtattgcataattttattagGAGAGAGATGGCTTTTGATCCTATGGAGGACCAACTGATTGAAATGGTTGGTGACAACCCTAATGAAGATGCTGATCATATTTCTGAGATTCAAACATCAAATGTTTGCAGTAATTGGAGAAAACAGTTGGCAATTAAGATGTTTAATGAGTGGAACTCATCCACTACGTAGTTATATGTTCTGATTGGGAGTTGTAATGTAAACTTTGAGgagttattttttcatttgttttggGATTGTATGTTGTATTCTGATTGCTTTCTATAGACAATGTCATGAATCTATTTCAATGCACATGCGTATGAATTTATGAAGGTCCTATTTCATCTttcatatgtacatatatatctttttgtaCATATATTCAATTAATACAACTCCTTATTACTAtttatgttgcgtttggtttcaaaataggattttaaaatcagattttgaaaaagagtggtataaatggagcccaccctttgactttgtatgaattattttgttttgttctggaaaaagagtggtataaatggggtccaccctttgattttgtataaattattttgttttgttatggttagaattaagttaaagtgagattttaaaatcttactttgaaaccaaacaagccttTAATAATTGTATAACAATTTATATCATGTATGTGCTCTTGGTATAGAAAATGGAAGGGAGTTCTGCTTCTGTTAATTCCTAGGTGACCAAGAGTGACAAAAGGAATGAACTCTGGCTGAGAATGCATTCCTTATATCTTGCATGATTGATCTAAGGAATATGGACACTCACAATGTCGACACAGGGTTTAAATTTGGCTACTTGTCGGAACTTGAGAAAATGCTTTTGGAAAAGCTCCCAAATTGCTGTATGAAGGCGAGACCTCACATTGAATCTCGACTGAAGACACTGAAAACGGAATGGGCTATTATGTATGATATGATGCTAAATACTTCAGGCTTTGGATGGGATTCAACACGAAAGATGGTAACAACAGAAGACGATGTTTGGGAGGCTTATGTTACTGTAATAAATGTTTTATCTATTTATGGTTATATTTATCGTCATGTTGATTTATAATATTACTAATATTCTATTGTTTCTGTTTTCAGACTCACAAAGAAGCCGCTCCATTTAGACTGAAAAGTTTTCCCCATTTTGAAGAATTATCTTTGATATATGCGAAGGATCGAGCCACTGAAAGGATGCTCAAGCTGTTGAAGATATTCTCAAAGAGCTAGAGGTTGAAAATTTGACTGGAGCAGCCGAAGAAGTTGATGTGAATCcttcaaatcaaaatgaatCTGCTAATGCTAATACCTCCACATTAAGAGACGTTGATCGTGCTCATCTGCTACCTACAGAGGACCCGGGAAGTGCTTCTTTGggaagaaaggggaaaaagaatGAAGGTGACTTCTCAACAATTTCTCAGGCTGTGAATACTATGGCAGCCGACATGAAAGATGCTTGCTTGATGCTCTTAAATATTGTTCACTCTGACATCGTTCAAGAGAAGTTCCTTGAACTTTCGAGAGCTCTTCATGGTGTTGATGGTCTTACTTCAGTAGAATGTGCATGGCTATTCGAAAGTTCGGAAACCATCTGAATGAAGTCCTGCTATTTTTTGGTACCGATCCTGAAAACCGCTTGGAAATGGTTCATGATTTCCTTGCAAATCAGTAAAGGAGGACTATAAGTTAAACTTCTTCGTGGAGTGTTTTTGGACTTTTGTTGTTAaggtaaaaatgaaattgtgCTAATGCTGAAATAGTAGTTTGGCTCTTTTGTGCAATAAAAATAGCTGTGAAGGTGATttgatatttatattttggcAGCTATCTGTTGAATGTTGTTttggaatttatattttcacaGCTATCTTTTTAGTGGTGTTATAATGGTGCAATGAAGGAAGCCATGAAGTTTGTTTGGTGTCACTGCTTCTTTTTGTTGGTGGAAGAATGATGTACAATCTGTAAGGGACATTTTATTCAAAGTATGGAACGTAACGATGTACCAGGATGGTGGTGTTACCGGAAGTATGATCTGTATAGCTATTATACATTTTGAAGTGTATACAAATATACAGAAATGACTAAATTGTTCTGTACACTTATACCCCCTGACCattaattgttattattatgtaGAACATTAGTTATGGTGTACACATGGTTACAAGTTTGTATATAAAAATCTATGGTTAATTTTAGTGTCATTgcattattgaaaatatgtttTAAGCAGGGTATTTATCATTTTGGTATAACATATGTTATTGTGGAGGTTGTTCTAAGCAGGGTTAATGCTCATTTTGGTGTAACATATGTATTTTGTGGAGGTTTTTAAGCATGGTTATTTATCATTACGGCACAAAATATGTTTTAAGTAAGGTTATTTTAAGCAGGGTTAATTTTAGTTTCGTTGCAAGTTTTTctcataatatttaaaataataattttcctaattttatttagtaatagaaatattttttattaaatttttattctaaTAGTAGTTTATATTGCAAAgtacaataattattttaagtaaaaatggCTATtctttgttaattatttaattaataattaaatcataatgtacggtaattttttattataagagaatatgtttttattaagaatttttttattaattatttagataattatgcttattaatttagtaaaatagtaatttctaataattacaattaataaaaatattatttttaattcattgttaataaaaatttaaatttataattttattattttttattaataatcgcaattttcattaactttaattaaaataattaattttaaaaaaatatttacttttaaattatttaaaatgtttattttttatcaattataaaaattgtcatTAAAGTTATCTATTTATCCTATTAAACCCTATTAGATTTGGCATGAATGGCGTTTCTATCTTTTTGCcctatttttgttttctccaTTCCTCATTCAAgccaaccaaacttcataatTATAATTCTTAGTTTTGTTATTCCCTTCAGCCAAACAAATAAAAgtttatcaaaattttatattccaTATTTATTCTAATCCATGTTTATTTTATAATGTATCAATTCCATTCTAGCGAACCAAACATAGCCTAAATGATCAACATTTTCCTATTCTTTTTGGTAAAGTGAGTACCTGCAataatcttttccttttctaattcaaaaaaaaaaaccaaacatGTAAATTCACACAAACCTCACTTCTTATCATTTTCACAGTTCACCACCAAGAAAAATGGAATTAAATCCGAGCCTCAACTCCCGACCAGTAGCAAACTTTGcattttttaactttatttgATAAGTAATGAAGATATGctaccttttttctttttttcaattacaagatAGACTACTTTTGATTGCATAGGATGCACAAATTTAGTCTTTTAGAGGTTCAACTATAGCATTTTCCCTCTTAAGAGCTCTATTTTAATCAAGGAAATGACACTGTTAGTTCTAaaactttacatttttttgaCATTGAGTCTTAAAAGTTCCATTTGAAAAAATCAAGTCctacaagttttgaaaaagtgGAAGCGGTGGTCCTAAAAGTTTTGGAAAAGTGACACCAGTGGTCCTATTAGTCAAGTGCCGTTACCGTGCCGCCTACGTGGAGTTAACGCCATCTGTTTCAGCGATGTGGCCGTTAGTTTGTTGACATGGCAACTTGAATCGACCGGGAAACACCCAAAAACACTAGATCCCGAAGGAAAACCCGAAAGGAAGCTTGAACCGACCAGAAAACAGCTTTGAACTCAAACCTAAAACTCCCGGAAGGAAGGAAAACCCGAAAACATTAAACTCAAACCCAAAACTCTTCTACTCTCCTCTACTCATACCCGAAAGTTGAAAGCTGTCCTCTCCTGCTCTCCTCTACTTGGTAAAGGAAGAACAGTAGAGTGCTTTGCTCGtgctttctctttctctgttGCTTTCTTTTAAAAGAGGGATTTTTCGCATTCTCTTTCACTGTTGCTTTCTCTTaaaaaagggatttttagCATCTAGGTTTGCTCGATTTCTATTTCAGTAGGTGGGCACAAGACTTGTCTGTTCTGTGATTTCGGGTGAGGAGAAGCTGACTCGAACAAATAACATTAGTAGTGGGAGTGAGGATCAGGAAACCGACCCGAAGTAGAAGAAGATCCAACGAAGAAGAATACCCGAAGTAGAAGAAGatccaaagaagaagaataccCGAACAAAAGGAAGGGAAAGCTTGAGCTTTCCTCAATACTGATAATTTAAGGTTTTACAAGGAAGTGTTCATTTACTGATGAATTTTTTGGGCAAACCGTGTTTTAATGAAAGATTATCAATACTCATTACATGCTTGTTCTGTTACATTGGTCTTGTAGGATGGATGACTTGAACTATCATTGATACATACTTGAAATACACCATGGCGGTTCCTTTAAGGAAGAAGGAAGGGAAATTTTATACAATAGGGGTGAGATAGTACGTTGGGATATTGACCCAGACAAAGTATCTTTTACTCATATGGTGAAAGAATTGGAAAATATGGGGTATAAAGGTAATGCAAAGGTGGTCTTGTGTAGGACCCCAAAAGAGGGATTATTTGAGGTGTACAAGGACAATTTTGTCATTCAACTCATAGGGCAGCTATTGGAGCATAAATATTACCAACTGTATGTGAAGCACAAAACCGACCCCAAATCGTTTCAGTAACCTAAGGCGGCTACTATGGGAGGTGCTGAGGAGACTGCATCTGGTAGTTTACGAAGGAAAGGAGTTGATGCTATTGTAGATCCAGTTGCAAAAGAAAGTGAAGAAACCAGTAGTAGTGAGAGTGAAAGTGAATTTGCTTATGGGGATGGCTGCAGATCTaagtgaagaagatgatcCTAAGCTCGAAGACATCAGATCCCAAGTTCAAATTGCGAAGAAGAATATAGTTGACAAGTTGAAGAGTTTACCACTACAGAAGGATCTAGAGACTATTATAAGGGAAGCAAGACAAGATAAGCAAGACAACAAGGGCAAAGAGAAAAAGGGCTCTATTGTTGCCGTTGATGCAGGAGATGAAGGATACATAACCGATTATCCATCTTCTAATGAGGCTTGCAGTATTAACTTTGGTGAATCAAGTTCAGAGTTTGGGGATGATGAAGACAAAgtgagagaaaataaactcggaagtTACTTCAGAAAGTCAAGTACATTCCCTCAATATGAATCGACTTGTGAGTTGCCTACTTTTAGTGTAGGCCAGCTGTTTGAAGATGGAAAACAGTTTAAGGATGCAATTTGTTTGGCTTCTGTGAAGACCCCAAGAAACCTatacttcaaaaaaaattgcaaagagTATATAAGAGTGAGGTGTAAAAAGGCGAGTTGTCCTTGGAAGATAGTTGTTAAATTCATGAAGAACCTTGGTGCTTACCAGGTGAGGAAATTCTTTGACAATCACACCTGCAATATCACTTACAAGAACAATAGAGTGAATAGCAAATAGTTGGCTAGACATTACATGGGCACAATCCGATCACTTCCATCCATCAAGTTAAATGAATTCAAAAAGTTAGTCAAGGAGCAGCTGGGTGTGGAGCTATCTAGATCCCAATGTAAGAGGGCAAAGGAAAAATGTCTATGATTTGTTGGTTGGTGATAGTAAAGGAGAGTATGCATTGATGTGGTTTTATGCTGATGAATTGAAGAGAGCAAATATGAATTCATCTGTCTTAATGATGGTTCAAAGGACAATACCAGTTGAACCACCTATTTTTGATAgattttatgtatgttttgaTGCTTTGAAGACAGGATTTGTAAAGGGGTGTAGGCAAATAATTGGTGTTGATGGATGTTTCCTAAAGACAATGGTTTAGGGTCAATTGCTAATTGCTATTGGTAGGAATGGGAACAATCAAATGTTTCTCATTACTTGGGTCGTAGTTCAAGTTGAGAGTAGAGATACATGGTTATGGTTTTTTAGGCTGCATAAGGAGGACTTAAACATAACTAATAGCTTGAGTTGGTCAATCATATCTAATCAACAAAAGGTAATGTAAATAATATACATACAGGTTAATTATTCTCCTGGTGTTATTTTACAAAAATGctaatttttgtatttttttacatAGGGGTTGGTACAAACAGTAACTGAGTTGTTCCCTCATATAAAGCATAGAATGTGTGCAAGGCACATCTATGCTAATTAGGGTGGAAGTCAAAAGGGGCCAAAGATACAGACACAATTCTGGAACATTGCCAAATCAACCACTGAagtcgatttcaaggaaaatATTAGATTACTTCGTACAATGTCACCCCAAGCATATGAGGACTTGCTGGAAAGACCAAATCTCAAGCACTGGTGTAAGGCTTTCTTTAATCCCATGGTTAAATGTGACATTGTTGATAATAATCTTTGTGAAGCCTTTAATGGGAGATACTTAAAGTAAGGTGTAAATCCATTTATTCGATGTTAGAGGACATCAAGAAGTTGGTGATGGAAAGGATCCCCACTCAAAGAGAAAACTGTGAGAAGTGGAGGAATAATTTTGGTTCTaggaatgaaaaaaaattgcaagaaaatttgaaattgagtAAGTATTGTCATGTTATTTGGAATTGTGAAAATGGTTATGAGATTGAGGCTTGGGCTACCAGGTATGTTGTTGACATCAGGGATAAATCATGTGATTGTAGGACATGGCAGCTTTCTGGAAATCCTTGTTGTCATTCTGTCTGTGCCTTGTTAGATAGTGGTTTAGACCCAAGTGATTTTGTTCATAACTTCTACAAGAATGAGATGGTTTTAGAAGCTTACGGGAAGGTGATGGAGCCTGTGAGGGACCCCAAGTTCTAGGAGAGAAATAACATGCATGAACCACCTATACCTCCATTATTAAAGAAGAAAGGCAGaccaaagaaaaagagaagaaagacaGTGTTGGAGACTACCGTTAAAAAAGATGGGGTTGAGCAAATGTCGAGTAAAGGTACAACTATGCAGGCTATGTAGGCAGCCTGATCATAATAAGAGGAGGTGTAATCTAAGAGGCAAAGACAACACTGAACCGGTAAGTTCATTTGAATTCTATTTGGCCAGAAGGAATTCATTATTTGCCAAAAAACACTATATTTGGATTTTGGTTAGCAAGTTGTTAGTGGATTTGCAGGCCTTCTTCATACAGTGCAAGAAATGCTAACCCAAGAAAGTAATATGGTATGTTCGATAATGACATATATGGTCCTACATACTAAATATCCAATATAAGATTTCAAATATCATattatttgtcattttaaaCATCCATGATAATTAAGGGCAGAAAATGACCCATGATATTGGAGATGGAGGAAGTAGGAAAAAAGGGAGATCGGACCTTCAATCAAGAAGCACTGTAGCAACAGCTCCAACTGTTAACAGAGAATACATTGCAGTGAATGTGAGTGAATTACTATAATGGAAGTCATCATCTGATTAATTTTACCTTATTATTTGTGGTTTCATATATAGTAAACATCCTAGAATTAATAAACACATATCTATGTAAGTGCAGCCTGGAAGCGTAGGTGAATTGCTCGTGCCTAGGGAAGATGATCATTCAAAGCAGACAGTGACAGTCAACCAACTTCAAGCCCAAGCAACAAGAAGATCAAACCAGAATAAGTCAAAGGCAAGCACAAAATACCGACTGCAATCATCTCGAGGGTGTTCAGTTGGAAAAAATGTATGATGGAAAAGTGTGATGGAATTTGGTTGTGGTTTATGTTTATGATGGAAAAATGTGATGGAAGTTGGTTGTGGTTTATGTTTTTTGGTTGAGGTTTATGTTTTTTggtttttgtatttttggTTGTGTTGATCtttaattggaaaaagaagatctgcaaagagtttttttttttggttttgaaGCTGTAATGATGTAAACAATTTGTGTTATATTAGTAAGGTTATGTATGAACATTGAAAGATGGGTTATAAAGAAATGTATTGCACATCTGTGCTTCCAGTGTATTTTTGATGTGTTCTTGAACAAAACACAACCTTTGGCATTGCATAATAGTTGATTTATTTGGCCAACATTACTGTGTTAACTTATTTGGCCAACAATACAGAGAATAGTTAATATAGTTGAGAACAATATAGAGTACCTATACAGAGAACAaaagaacagaacagaacagTAGAAACAAAACAGcaaaacaacataaacaaAATAGTAGAAATGGAACAGCAAAAACAGAGCAGCAGAAACAAAACAACAGAAACAGACAGAGACAGAACAACAGAAATAGTGACAGAACAGTAGAAACAGAAATAGAACAGTAGAAACAGAGAACAGTAGCAACAGatagaaatagaaaatttaaacAAAACAGCAGAACACCAGCAGCACAACTCAGAGAACAGTAGCAACAGAAACAGAGAACAGAGAACAGAAACACAGAACACCAGCAACAGACAGAAACAACAGATAGAAACAGAAACATAACAGCAAAACGTAGAATCAGAATAAACATTATCAGAACAAACAGAAACagaaacaaaataaacatAATCTGAATGAACCTTATATTTCATTACCAAGGAGTACAAAGTTTTCCACATCAGTACAATGTACAAGCCGACAAGCCCATAAGTGAATTTACAATCAACAAGCCCTCCTCCTACTTGCCAATATAGAACTTACATCCCAACCAAATCCCAAACAAAATTCCAATCATAGCATATATGACTACTACAAAAATAACTACCTTAACATCACATcgaatcttcttcttcagatACCCTAACTCCTCCTCCAATTCCTCAATCTTTAACTTCAAATACTTCATTTCCCATTTAGAAGAGGAAATTTTTTCTTCAGCAACAATTTCAGAAATCAAACCTTCAAATGGATGGTCAATCCACCTAAAATACCCGCACCCTCCATTATCCCGATACCTTGGGCATCCAACGAATCTTCTACCTGGGTTGTTTGCTGTccatgaaattttttgttgAACTCGCAATCCGCAGCTACAAATGTTGGCATTGCTCCTAGAAAAGTTTGCGGATTCCCTTGAACCAGATGTGTCTACTCTTCGATGCTTTCCTATGGAAGCTTGCTGTCCTTTTCCATGTCCAATGACAACTTCCATGCCAGTAATCGAAGAGCTTGCCCTCTCTGCTGCCCAAACTGCCGAAAATGCAATTACAACATCAACCTAGCTATTGTTCTCTGGAGCAgcaaatgaagagagagagagacaaccatgtttcttttttttgttgattccTCTCAATGAATTTTGCCATGTTGCAGTAAGTTAATTACGACTGTATGCATGCAGTCTGGGAACACTTTGGGGTTAACACCCATCCAAACAAGTAGGGTCAATAGTTCAGCATTTAGATGCCTAAGCCACATTCGGCCACATACAAGCACTATCCCTAAATCTATAATTGAACTTATCAATACCTAATAGAAAAGAATTAGACTCCAATCCCTAGGGCCGAACTTCTGATTAAGTCAATTTCACCTTAATTTAACCCAAATAACCCTAATTAGACCTCAATTAAGTCAAATTAACACCTAATTGCACCTATGGCCACTAGGCCATATCACCATTAACATCACCGAGAGCACCATTCATCAATCAAGATCAAAAATCAAAGCATTGGCCACAATCTAGCATAATCATGCAATAGCCATGGCTAATTAACTCCACATTTGGCGGCTCATAAGCAATAATCATACATACCCAACGAAGAAACGCAGGGCAAGAGGACATCAACAGGGCTTCGTCACCCTTCGAAATAGGAAGCAATGGCGAGGGCCAACAACCAACAACGAATCCAAGGACCGATGGCAACAACGAATCCAAGGACTGAAATGCTCGAAGATTTTTGGAGAAATGGCAAACCACAAAATCACTCGGCACGCATAAAAGGGGAAAGAGCGGCCTTTAGGGTTTCTGGTCTGAAGAACCAAGTCTCGAGCTGCTCGATTTCAAGAGGGGAGTAAGTTCCATCGATTTAGGGTTAGGGTTCCTAGGCTGGAATTCAGTAGGTTTCGAGAAGGAAAGGGGAAGGGGAGAGTGGAGGTCGATTTCCGAGGGGGGGGGTTGGGTAGAGGGATTAGGGTTTCAGGAGGGAAGGGATTAATGCTTTCGGGTCAGGTTCTAATGCTTTCGGGTTTTGCTTCGGAGCCGAGTAGAATCACGGGTTTTCGGGTGTTTTCCGGTTGGTTCAAGCTGCCATGTTAGCAAACTAATAGTCACGTCGCCGAAATGGACGGCGTCAACTCCACGTAAGCGGCATGGTAATGACATTTGACGGATATGACCACTTGTGTcactttttcaaaacttttagGACTACTGCAAACACTTTTTTAAAACTTGTAGGACTTGATTTTTCGAAGTGAAACTTTTAGGACTCAATATCcaaaaaaggtaaaattttAGGACCAATAGTGTCATTTTCCCATTATTAATCTATCCATATGTTCATCCACCTGTGAGACCGAACCATGGTGTTAGGACCATGTCCTAAAGAAGATTCATTCCAAGAGTTACAATGTAGAATCTTCCAATTTGCGGCCCGCAAGCACTGCACATGCCAAAAAGATTGcaggaaaagaataaaaattgaataaaagaaGAGAACAAACGTTCATAAACCCCCAGGTGAATTATGAGTCATGACATTACAAATTTAGAGACGTTCACATGAGATTACTGttgcaataaaaatatatcaaggCAAGTGCACGTTATAGAACAATTAATATAGAGTGAATAAGAGTATCATTCCACAGAGATTGATCTAGACCTCACTAAGTACCAAACCCATCACAACTAGCTTTTATCCAAATGATCGAATTTCAAAATAGTGGATTAAACTAAATCTAAAATCTAAACTATAGCAATAAAGTAAACACGAGTAAAGTCAATGAAGATGAATCTAGAACTTTTAATTTCCCCTAGTACTTTATACAAAATCGATCCTTCTGTCTCTATTCTATCGAATTCATGAATTACTAACTTAAGATTCTACTATCTTTCTATCCATCTTCCGAGCGCTATACAAAAGTATTCTCTGTATTGAATTAACTACTTTAATCCTAGGCAATTAATAAGCAAGAACCCATTAATCATCAACCCTAATTGGCTACCTGAGGTATTTAGGTATTTTCCTATCCCTCACACGAATTAGCCGGTTTTCTAACTCAAACTAAACTTAGGCTATCTAGGTCGAGAGACATGAGGTCGAGGACCCGAGGTCAACAGACGACGTGAGGTCGAGGACCCGAGGTCGATGATGACATAAGGTTGAGGACTTGGGGACCCGAGGTCGAGGATATGAGGACTCGAGATCGAGGACTAGAGATCGATGGATGACCTAAGGTCGACGAAGGACTAGAGGAAGGTCCAAGGACCGAAGGTCGAGGACCAATGGTCGAGGGCCAATGGTCGAAGGTTCAAGGACCTAAGGTCTAAGgaccgaaggtcgagggccaaAGGTCAAAGGGCAGAAGGTTCAAGGGCCGAAGGTCAAGGGTCGAAGTGCCGAAGGACGACGTGAGGTCGACAGAGGATGGGAGGTCGACATTTGATAGATGACGTAATAGATAGAAAAGAATAAGGGATCCCAGAGCATCCTCGGGACCCTTGGTATTGCAGCGAGTAAGGCTGGTTATGTCGAGACACGTGGCCTGGGAAAAAATG from Punica granatum isolate Tunisia-2019 chromosome 3, ASM765513v2, whole genome shotgun sequence includes:
- the LOC116200511 gene encoding uncharacterized protein LOC116200511 — protein: MDTHNVDTGFKFGYLSELEKMLLEKLPNCCMKARPHIESRLKTLKTEWAIMYDMMLNTSGFGWDSTRKMVTTEDDVWEAYVTDAQAVEDILKELEVENLTGAAEEVDVNPSNQNESANANTSTLRDVDRAHLLPTEDPGSASLGRKGKKNEGDFSTISQAVNTMAADMKDACLMLLNIVHSDIVQEKFLELSRALHGVDGLTSVECAWLFESSETI